DNA sequence from the Halogranum gelatinilyticum genome:
GCAGCCCGAGCAGCTCCGAGCCGTTGGTCACGAGCACCACCTGATAGCTCGGCAGCCCCGTGAAGTTCGAGAGGAACAGCGAGAGCACCGCCGGGACGGCGGTCAGGAGGACGATGCCCGCCGCGAGAAACAGCATCGGCTTCGAGGCGTTGCGGCGGTAGCCCTGAAACGCCTTCCGGGCGATGACGAGTCCGAGCAGTGCCGAGAGGAGGAACGTGACGAGGACGACGAACACCTGTGCCGAGTCGGTCGTCGAGGTCACTTGCAGCGGAAGCGACGCGCCGGTCGGAGCGGTGTAGATGGCGGCGGTAAGTGCGTCGGTGACGGCCGTGGGTGCGTGTAGTCCGGTCATCGGAGGCCCTCGTAGAGTCTAGTGAAGCGGTCGGCGGCGGTCTCTTCGACCGCCTCGACGGTGAGTTCGAACTCGCCGTCGACGAACTCGACGGTCACGCGCTCGACGTTGGCGCGGTAGACGCCGTAGTGGTGCCCCGAGGACTCGTATTTCAGCTCTTCGTCGAGTAATCCGGCGTCCATGAGCGCGTCTACCCGGCGGTACACGGTCGGTGGTGAAGCGTCGATCGCCGTCGTGAGGTCGTTCGCTGACATTGGTTCCCGACTGGTCGCTGTGAGGATGGCGCGGGCGTACTCGTCGTCGAGCAGGCGGAGGACCTCCGCCGCGTCCACGTCCTCACTCACACCCGACACGACTCGCCCCCATATATAAAAGGTGTAGGCCGAGTTTCCGGCCCGGAAACTGTGCTTCTCGGCTTATGCACTCCGGGGACGGAGTAGCGGATGTCATGTCCGCGACTCCCCCCGATCCGACCGGCGACGGTCTCTCGACCCTCGTCGGCCGGTTCATGACCGCACCGTTCCGCGCTCAGACGTACAAGAACCTCGTCTATCTCGCGCTGCAGTTCCCGCTCGGGGTGACGTACTTCACCCTCCTCGTTCCCGTGCTCGCCTTTGGGCTGGGGACGCTCCCGCTGTTGGCTCTGTTCGGTCTCCCGCTCGTCGGGACGCTCGTGCTCGGCATCGCGCTGATGACCGTCGACCGCGGCGTGACCGAACTGCTCCTGCCGGTCGAACTGGACCGACACGCCGCCACCGCCTCACTCGACGACGGTGTCGTCGCATACGTCACGGAACTCCTCCTCGACCCCGGCACCTATCTCAGCCTCGCGTTCGTGCTCGTCAAGTTCGTCGTCGGCGTCGCGACGTTCGTCGCACTGACAGTCTCCGGCTCCCTCGTCGTCGCCTTCGTCACGGCACCGCTGTTCTACGCGAGCCCGACGACGAACTACATCTTCTCGCTCCCGTCCGTCTCCGAGGTGGCCGTCACCGACACGGGGCTGGTCACGGGACCGGTCTCGTCCGCCGGACCGTCCGTCGTCGTCGACACGCTCCCCGAGGCACTCGGGCTGGCGGCGGCCGGGCTGCTCCTGTGTCTCGTCTCGCTGAACCTGCTCAACGCGACCGCCTGGCTGCTGGGCCGCCTCACCGCCTTCACCTGTCGGCACGCCCGCGTCTTCTCGACCACCCGCGCTGCCGACGACCGCTCGCCCGCCGACCACGCGTAACCTGAAATAACCTCGCTCACAACTCCCCCTATGCCCGAAACATCCGCCACCGAATCCGCCGGTGACGACGTCCTCCACGCGCTCTGGGGGGTGTTCGGCGTCCCTGCCCGGCTCCAGACGTACAAGAACCTCGTCTACCTCGCGCTGCAGTTCCCGCTCGGCGTGTTCTACTTCACGACGCTCGTCACCCTGTTCGCGCTCGGTCTCGGGTTGAGCATCGTCGGCGTCGGCATCCCGCTCGTCGTCGCGACGCTGCTCCTCGTCACCGCGTTCACGACCGTCGAAGCCCGACTGGCCGACGTGCTCCTCTCGGTGTCGGTCGCGGGCCGACCGGTTGGCGTCGACCTCGACGGCGGCGTCCTCCCTTACGTCCGCGACCTCGTCTTCGACCCGGGGACGTACGTCGGTCTCGGCTACCTCCTCGCGAAGTTCGTCGTCGGCACCGCCGTCTTCGTGGTCGTGACGTTCCTCACGTCGCTCAGTCTCACGCTCCTCGCAGCCCCGTTCGTCTACGACCTGCCGGGCTCCTACGGCTTCGTCGTCGAATCCACCGTGACGTTCGCCCCCGAGATACGGTTCGTCCAGGACCTCTGGTCCGTGACGTTCTCGCCGGTCGTCCAGCTCACGTCGTGGAACGTCGACACGCTGAACGAGGCACTGGTCGTCGCTGCCGCTGGCTTTCTCGTCCTCGTCGTCTCGCTACATGTCGTCAACGCGCTTGCGTGGACGCTCGGCGTCGTGACGGCGCGAGTGTTCGACTACGTGCGGACGCTTCGGCTCCGCTGACGGCCCTCCACTCCAGTTTCCGTCTCACCCCTCCACCTCTGTCTTCGTCTCATCGCCGACGGCGACGCGGTGAGCGAATCAGTACGCCCCACCAGAGAACTCATGGACACACCGACCGAAGCGTCTGCTATGCCCGGTGTCTACGAACACGCCCTCGACTCCGCTGCCGCAGACCTCCACCCCAACGTCCGTGAGCGGTACGCGTTGGACCCCGACGACGCCCTCGTCTGCGTCGGCAGCGGGAAGATGGATATCAGCCGCGGGACGCACGTCCTCCCCGCGCTCTACGCGATGACCGGCCAGGACCTGCTGTTCCCCGAGGCTGGCAAGAAGATCCCCTTCACGGTCACGACCGCCGCCTACCGGACCGACGCCGGGTTCGAAGCGCTGACGACTCGCCGGGAGTTCGCCTTCCCGCGTACCCAACGGCGGTTCGACTCCCTGACCGTCTGGGACGACCACACGGGACGCCTGCTGGACTTTCTCGGCCGCGACGGCCATCTCGTCAGTGAACTGCGTCCACGCGTCGAAGCCGGGGCACTCGTCGTCGACGGCGGCCGACAGTGGGTCCGCGTC
Encoded proteins:
- a CDS encoding DUF7521 family protein → MTGLHAPTAVTDALTAAIYTAPTGASLPLQVTSTTDSAQVFVVLVTFLLSALLGLVIARKAFQGYRRNASKPMLFLAAGIVLLTAVPAVLSLFLSNFTGLPSYQVVLVTNGSELLGLLAIAYSLYGRF
- a CDS encoding sensor domain-containing protein, whose protein sequence is MSATPPDPTGDGLSTLVGRFMTAPFRAQTYKNLVYLALQFPLGVTYFTLLVPVLAFGLGTLPLLALFGLPLVGTLVLGIALMTVDRGVTELLLPVELDRHAATASLDDGVVAYVTELLLDPGTYLSLAFVLVKFVVGVATFVALTVSGSLVVAFVTAPLFYASPTTNYIFSLPSVSEVAVTDTGLVTGPVSSAGPSVVVDTLPEALGLAAAGLLLCLVSLNLLNATAWLLGRLTAFTCRHARVFSTTRAADDRSPADHA
- a CDS encoding sensor domain-containing protein — protein: MPETSATESAGDDVLHALWGVFGVPARLQTYKNLVYLALQFPLGVFYFTTLVTLFALGLGLSIVGVGIPLVVATLLLVTAFTTVEARLADVLLSVSVAGRPVGVDLDGGVLPYVRDLVFDPGTYVGLGYLLAKFVVGTAVFVVVTFLTSLSLTLLAAPFVYDLPGSYGFVVESTVTFAPEIRFVQDLWSVTFSPVVQLTSWNVDTLNEALVVAAAGFLVLVVSLHVVNALAWTLGVVTARVFDYVRTLRLR
- a CDS encoding DUF4166 domain-containing protein; protein product: MPGVYEHALDSAAADLHPNVRERYALDPDDALVCVGSGKMDISRGTHVLPALYAMTGQDLLFPEAGKKIPFTVTTAAYRTDAGFEALTTRREFAFPRTQRRFDSLTVWDDHTGRLLDFLGRDGHLVSELRPRVEAGALVVDGGRQWVRVGDRYVRLPGPLAASVEVRDRYDDTDEQYHVLATVENPLAGHILSYRGSFTQEVRDVDTVPDDLRLGGDIETLPPR
- a CDS encoding ArsR/SmtB family transcription factor; protein product: MSEDVDAAEVLRLLDDEYARAILTATSREPMSANDLTTAIDASPPTVYRRVDALMDAGLLDEELKYESSGHHYGVYRANVERVTVEFVDGEFELTVEAVEETAADRFTRLYEGLR